One Mucilaginibacter ginkgonis genomic region harbors:
- a CDS encoding TIGR01777 family oxidoreductase, which translates to MPAQALQKSGGQKKRKQEIIDSRVKSISLIYDSMRTTAHQVKHVVSSSAVGYYGDSGDDILHEETEPGTDFLAECCLLWEQAVDDGVHQGLRVVKLRTGIVLSKNGGALPALALPVKFGLGTALGSGKQWSPWIHIDDAVSVYIYALQNKGLSGAYNMAAPNPVTNNDLTKAVAKQLHRPYWLPHAPAFMLKLILGERSIIALESTRVSSEKITAEGFTFKYTQIDTALTDIYG; encoded by the coding sequence TTGCCGGCGCAAGCGTTGCAGAAAAGCGGTGGACAAAAAAAACGAAAACAAGAGATCATAGACAGCCGGGTAAAATCCATCAGCTTAATTTATGATTCGATGCGAACCACTGCTCATCAGGTTAAACATGTCGTTTCTTCTTCTGCAGTTGGCTATTACGGCGATAGCGGCGATGATATCCTACATGAAGAAACAGAACCCGGGACCGATTTTTTGGCTGAGTGCTGTTTGTTATGGGAACAGGCCGTAGATGATGGTGTGCACCAGGGTTTGCGCGTTGTTAAACTGCGCACAGGCATTGTGCTGTCAAAAAATGGCGGGGCGCTTCCGGCACTGGCCCTGCCGGTTAAATTTGGCTTGGGCACCGCGCTTGGCAGCGGCAAACAATGGTCGCCCTGGATACATATCGATGATGCCGTGTCCGTGTACATTTATGCGTTGCAAAACAAAGGATTAAGCGGTGCCTACAACATGGCGGCACCAAACCCCGTAACAAATAATGATCTGACTAAAGCCGTAGCCAAACAATTGCACAGGCCTTATTGGCTGCCACATGCACCGGCATTTATGCTAAAGCTTATACTGGGCGAACGCAGCATCATCGCTTTAGAAAGTACACGCGTTTCATCAGAAAAAATTACAGCCGAAGGTTTTACCTTTAAATATACACAGATAGATACAGCCCTTACCGACATTTATGGATAA
- a CDS encoding Dabb family protein: MQFEDSFVHHVHFWLKDKADKAKFIAGLETLKPISFIKHMHIGEPADTHRDVVDRSYDVSLLLLFASAQDEEAYQVDPTHVAFAEGVAKPLCAKVVVSDSIPPTP, encoded by the coding sequence ATGCAATTCGAAGATTCTTTTGTGCACCATGTACACTTTTGGTTGAAGGACAAAGCCGACAAGGCCAAATTCATAGCCGGCCTCGAAACGTTGAAGCCAATTTCGTTTATCAAACACATGCACATTGGGGAGCCTGCAGATACGCACCGCGACGTAGTTGACAGAAGTTATGATGTGTCGTTGCTGCTGTTGTTCGCCAGCGCGCAGGATGAAGAGGCTTATCAGGTGGACCCAACCCACGTGGCCTTTGCAGAGGGCGTTGCCAAACCGCTATGCGCTAAGGTGGTGGTTAGCGATAGCATACCCCCAACCCCCTGA
- a CDS encoding cryptochrome/photolyase family protein has protein sequence MDKQAITIFWFRRDLRLHDNAGLYRALNSGNPVLGLFIFDKEILNDLEDKDDARVSFIHENVDGLKKELEKHHSSLIIKYDKPESAFKEIIKEYNVAAVYTNRDYEPYAKERDSQMAQLLKKHDIDFKDFKDQVIFDNDEVLKDDKKPYTVFTPYKNKWLHTLKPFYLKSYPTDKYFKNLFHTKPLKDVSLKEMGFVPTTQKYPPLQYKKVIDNYVNTRNYPAIEGTSHADVHLRFGTLSIRELATEASKAKERTWLNELIWREFYMMVLNHFPDTMSHAYRPEYDRIKWRNNEAEFKLWCEGKTGYPLVDAGMREINATGFMHNRVRMVVASFLVKHLLIDWRWGEHYFARHLLDYEASSNVGNWQWVAGSGTDTMPYFRIFNPEAQLEKFDKKLIYVKKWVPEYGTDEYPEPMVDNREARDRCLKVYKAAVAK, from the coding sequence ATGGATAAACAAGCGATAACAATATTCTGGTTCCGGCGCGATCTGCGCCTGCATGACAATGCCGGGCTTTACCGCGCACTTAATAGCGGCAACCCCGTTCTCGGCCTGTTCATCTTCGATAAAGAGATATTGAATGATCTGGAGGATAAAGACGACGCAAGGGTATCCTTTATTCACGAAAACGTTGACGGGCTAAAAAAAGAGCTTGAAAAGCATCACAGCAGCCTGATCATTAAATATGACAAGCCCGAAAGTGCTTTTAAAGAAATTATAAAGGAATATAATGTCGCGGCGGTATATACCAACCGGGATTATGAACCTTACGCTAAAGAGCGCGACAGCCAAATGGCTCAACTGCTAAAAAAGCACGACATAGATTTTAAGGATTTTAAAGACCAGGTAATTTTTGATAACGATGAGGTTTTAAAGGATGATAAAAAGCCCTACACCGTTTTTACGCCTTATAAAAACAAATGGCTGCACACGCTTAAACCATTTTACTTAAAGAGCTATCCCACAGACAAATATTTCAAAAACTTATTCCATACCAAGCCGCTAAAGGATGTTTCTCTAAAGGAAATGGGCTTTGTACCAACAACGCAAAAATACCCGCCGTTACAGTATAAAAAGGTAATAGACAATTATGTGAACACCCGGAATTACCCAGCTATCGAGGGAACATCACATGCTGATGTGCACCTGCGCTTTGGCACTTTGAGTATAAGGGAACTGGCAACTGAAGCTAGTAAAGCAAAAGAGCGTACCTGGCTTAATGAATTGATATGGCGCGAATTTTATATGATGGTGCTTAATCATTTCCCTGATACAATGAGCCATGCTTACCGCCCCGAGTATGACCGTATAAAATGGCGCAATAACGAAGCAGAATTTAAATTGTGGTGTGAGGGCAAAACCGGTTATCCATTAGTTGATGCCGGCATGCGCGAAATTAATGCCACAGGGTTTATGCACAACCGCGTGCGGATGGTTGTTGCGAGTTTTTTGGTAAAACACCTGCTGATAGACTGGCGCTGGGGCGAACATTATTTTGCGCGTCATTTGTTAGATTATGAAGCATCTAGCAATGTGGGCAACTGGCAGTGGGTTGCAGGATCGGGGACTGATACTATGCCATACTTTAGGATCTTTAATCCAGAAGCGCAGCTGGAAAAGTTTGACAAGAAACTTATCTACGTCAAGAAATGGGTGCCCGAGTATGGTACAGACGAATATCCCGAACCGATGGTGGATAACCGCGAAGCCCGCGACCGCTGCCTGAAAGTGTATAAAGCAGCAGTGGCCAAATAA
- a CDS encoding UbiA prenyltransferase family protein gives MAKPQQIFSLLRVHQWVKNIFIFLPIFFGLKIMQLNLLLNDVYAFIGFSFFASAVYIFNDLIDVEADRLHPKKQFRPIAAGLVTTRQALIIILVLVGAGSLLLFLTLNQPLIWVLVIIYLVQNLLYTVKLKHIAIVDIVIIALGFLIRIVLGGIVTNTPLSHWIVLITFLLALFLALAKRRDDVLLFEKTGNKMRSNIDGYNLDFLNVSMSIMSAVVIVAYIMYTTSPDVVRMVGEKVYVTSFFVVIGVMRYLQVTFVKHESGNPSIILLRDRFLQLTIAGWLATFFILLYTNTL, from the coding sequence ATGGCCAAACCACAACAAATTTTTTCTTTACTGCGCGTTCATCAGTGGGTTAAGAACATTTTTATTTTCCTGCCCATATTCTTCGGTCTTAAGATCATGCAGTTGAATTTGCTGCTGAATGATGTGTATGCTTTTATAGGCTTTTCTTTTTTTGCCAGCGCGGTCTATATTTTTAATGACCTGATAGATGTAGAGGCAGACCGGCTGCATCCCAAAAAACAATTCCGCCCGATAGCGGCAGGCCTGGTTACGACAAGGCAAGCATTGATCATTATACTTGTACTTGTAGGGGCCGGGTCACTACTCCTGTTCCTCACGCTAAATCAGCCTTTAATTTGGGTATTGGTAATAATTTATCTTGTGCAAAACCTGCTTTATACTGTAAAGCTTAAACATATCGCCATTGTGGATATTGTGATTATCGCACTGGGTTTTCTGATCAGGATAGTGCTGGGTGGCATTGTAACCAACACGCCGCTTTCACATTGGATCGTACTGATTACCTTCCTGCTTGCCTTATTCCTGGCGCTGGCCAAACGCCGCGACGACGTTTTGCTTTTTGAAAAGACAGGCAACAAAATGCGCAGCAACATCGACGGTTATAATCTTGACTTTTTGAATGTGTCGATGTCAATTATGTCGGCCGTGGTTATCGTCGCCTACATTATGTACACCACCTCTCCCGATGTGGTACGAATGGTGGGAGAGAAAGTTTACGTTACGTCTTTTTTTGTAGTGATCGGTGTGATGCGTTACCTGCAGGTTACGTTTGTTAAACATGAAAGCGGCAACCCATCTATCATACTTTTACGCGACCGCTTTTTGCAATTGACAATCGCAGGCTGGCTGGCCACCTTTTTCATTTTACTTTACAC
- a CDS encoding DUF2256 domain-containing protein, with the protein MPAPKRILKENLPQKICATCGRSFAWRKKWEKVWDDVKYCSDKCRSNRTNES; encoded by the coding sequence ATGCCCGCACCAAAACGAATTTTAAAAGAAAACCTGCCGCAAAAGATCTGCGCTACATGTGGCCGGTCATTTGCCTGGCGAAAAAAATGGGAGAAGGTTTGGGATGACGTAAAATACTGCTCCGATAAATGCAGATCGAACAGAACTAACGAGTCTTAA
- a CDS encoding DASH family cryptochrome encodes MSDRTILVWFRNDLRVSDNEILLEATRKADKVLPLYIFDPYYFTTDADGLQKTGSIRSKFLIESVGNLRENLQALGGNLMVRIGDPAEIIPQVAQQYQVNEVYHHREVSFEETAISEKVESALWKIKLNLKHFIGHTLYHKEDLPFPIKDIPDSFTIFKKKVERDSVVRPVVPTPDSISIPDNFEAGIIPSLADLGLQEPVTDPRVRFSFTGGETAGKLQLQNALESSTAVVAKAGKTGKFNTGLSPWITVGCLSPREVYHSFMSKFQHQNNPVVLDLLWRDYFRFMFKKHGSANFFKVEGFSGEVPELSQEQEESFNRWKTASTDNETVNVSITELNTTGYIPNNLRQISAQYLTEGLKVDWTRGARWFEAKLIDYSPASNWGNWAFVSGVGNDVKFTANFKMPSISNDEHTAKWQAAVINAE; translated from the coding sequence ATGAGCGATAGAACTATATTAGTTTGGTTTAGAAATGATCTGCGCGTAAGCGATAATGAAATCTTGTTAGAAGCTACCCGCAAGGCCGATAAAGTACTGCCGCTCTATATATTTGATCCTTACTATTTCACCACGGATGCGGATGGTTTACAGAAAACAGGCAGCATCAGGTCAAAGTTTCTGATAGAGTCTGTCGGCAACCTTCGTGAAAATTTACAGGCGCTTGGCGGTAACCTTATGGTGCGCATTGGCGACCCTGCCGAGATCATTCCGCAAGTTGCGCAGCAATACCAGGTTAATGAGGTTTATCATCACCGGGAAGTATCGTTCGAGGAAACTGCCATTTCAGAAAAGGTGGAATCGGCTTTATGGAAGATTAAGCTTAACCTTAAGCATTTTATCGGCCACACGTTATACCACAAAGAAGACCTGCCATTCCCTATCAAAGATATACCCGACAGCTTTACCATTTTCAAGAAAAAGGTGGAGCGCGATAGCGTAGTTAGGCCTGTTGTACCCACGCCCGACAGCATCAGCATCCCGGACAATTTTGAAGCAGGCATAATCCCATCCCTGGCGGATCTTGGATTGCAAGAGCCGGTAACCGATCCGCGTGTGCGATTTAGTTTTACAGGTGGCGAAACGGCGGGAAAGCTTCAATTGCAAAACGCGTTAGAGAGTAGTACAGCGGTTGTTGCAAAAGCCGGTAAAACAGGAAAGTTCAATACAGGGCTTTCTCCCTGGATAACGGTTGGGTGCCTTTCGCCCCGGGAAGTGTACCATTCCTTCATGTCCAAGTTTCAGCATCAGAACAATCCGGTGGTGCTTGACCTATTGTGGCGCGACTACTTCAGGTTCATGTTTAAAAAGCATGGCAGCGCGAACTTTTTTAAAGTAGAAGGTTTTAGTGGCGAGGTGCCGGAATTGTCGCAGGAACAGGAAGAATCATTCAACAGGTGGAAAACTGCATCAACGGATAACGAAACCGTCAATGTATCTATAACAGAGCTAAATACTACGGGCTATATCCCAAATAATCTCAGGCAGATCAGTGCCCAATACTTAACTGAAGGACTTAAGGTAGATTGGACAAGGGGCGCACGCTGGTTCGAAGCTAAGTTGATAGACTATTCGCCGGCCAGTAACTGGGGCAACTGGGCTTTTGTATCTGGTGTAGGCAACGACGTAAAGTTTACTGCAAATTTCAAAATGCCATCAATATCCAATGATGAGCATACTGCAAAGTGGCAGGCAGCCGTTATTAACGCGGAATAA
- a CDS encoding ABC1 kinase family protein: MSENKEQNSIPTSKVERSAKFIKTGFQVGGNYIKHYSKKLFNPDLDKTQLNEDNAADIYNSLSELKGSALKVAQMLSMDKNLLPTAYVDKFSQSQYNAPPLSGPLIVQTFKKYFGKTPDKIYDKFNLKSTNAASIGQVHQAELNGKKLAVKIQYPGVGDSISSDLKLVKPFAFRLLGMSEKELDIYMREVEERLLEETDYELEVRRSIEFSNACANLDTIVFPEYFPQLSSKRIITMSWLDGMHLKEFLATNPSQELRDKIGQALWDFYNFQEHELRAVHADPHPGNFLITPEGNLGIIDFGCIKEMPEDFYYPFFALTSTNLLENKEETIKAFRELEMILPGDTPQQVEFFYGMYKQMIGLFAKPYLSETFDFSQTAFFDDLFSFGEKVARMPEFKQARGVKHFIYVNRTNFGLYNILHDLKACVKTDTYKPHLLAV; encoded by the coding sequence ATGAGCGAAAATAAAGAACAGAATAGTATACCTACCTCAAAGGTAGAGCGCAGTGCCAAGTTTATTAAAACAGGTTTCCAGGTTGGCGGCAACTATATTAAGCATTACTCCAAAAAGCTTTTTAACCCGGATCTGGATAAAACACAATTGAACGAAGATAACGCAGCTGATATTTACAACTCCTTAAGCGAGCTGAAGGGCAGCGCATTGAAGGTTGCGCAGATGCTGAGCATGGATAAAAATCTGCTGCCCACTGCCTATGTCGATAAATTTTCGCAGTCGCAGTATAATGCGCCGCCGCTTTCGGGGCCGCTCATCGTTCAAACGTTTAAGAAATACTTTGGCAAAACACCGGATAAGATCTACGACAAATTCAATCTTAAGTCTACCAATGCAGCATCCATAGGTCAGGTTCACCAGGCCGAGTTGAACGGAAAAAAGCTGGCTGTGAAGATTCAGTATCCGGGTGTGGGCGATTCCATATCATCAGACCTTAAACTGGTTAAGCCATTCGCGTTCCGTTTGCTGGGCATGAGTGAGAAGGAACTCGACATCTATATGCGCGAGGTTGAGGAACGCCTTTTAGAAGAAACCGATTACGAACTGGAAGTTCGCCGCTCTATTGAATTTTCTAACGCCTGCGCTAATCTGGATACCATCGTTTTTCCTGAATACTTTCCGCAACTGTCGAGCAAACGTATCATCACCATGAGCTGGCTGGATGGCATGCACCTTAAAGAGTTTTTAGCTACCAACCCATCGCAGGAGCTAAGGGATAAGATAGGCCAGGCGCTTTGGGATTTTTATAATTTTCAAGAGCACGAGCTGCGTGCGGTACATGCCGACCCGCACCCGGGTAATTTCCTGATCACGCCCGAAGGTAACTTAGGCATCATAGATTTTGGCTGTATCAAAGAAATGCCCGAAGATTTTTACTACCCGTTCTTCGCGCTTACCTCAACAAACCTATTGGAAAATAAAGAAGAGACCATCAAAGCATTCCGCGAGTTAGAGATGATCTTGCCGGGCGATACCCCCCAGCAGGTAGAATTCTTTTATGGCATGTACAAGCAAATGATAGGCCTCTTTGCTAAACCCTATTTGAGTGAAACCTTCGACTTTAGCCAGACCGCATTTTTTGACGACCTGTTTAGCTTTGGTGAGAAAGTTGCCCGCATGCCCGAATTTAAGCAGGCGCGCGGTGTAAAGCACTTCATCTATGTTAACCGTACAAATTTTGGTTTATATAATATTTTGCACGACCTTAAAGCCTGCGTTAAAACAGATACTTACAAACCGCATTTGCTGGCCGTTTAA
- a CDS encoding NAD-dependent epimerase/dehydratase family protein: MHVLITGATGLIGTKLTADLLANGYTVSHLSRKPGRDPRVKTYLWDVESGKIDSKCLNGVDAIIHLAGASVAEKRWTKKTKTRDHRQPGKIHQLNL; encoded by the coding sequence ATGCACGTACTTATAACGGGGGCTACCGGCCTTATCGGCACTAAACTTACTGCCGACTTATTAGCTAACGGATACACCGTAAGCCACTTAAGCCGCAAGCCCGGTAGAGATCCAAGGGTTAAAACTTATCTATGGGACGTTGAGAGCGGAAAGATAGACAGTAAGTGCCTTAACGGCGTAGACGCCATTATCCATCTTGCCGGCGCAAGCGTTGCAGAAAAGCGGTGGACAAAAAAAACGAAAACAAGAGATCATAGACAGCCGGGTAAAATCCATCAGCTTAATTTATGA
- a CDS encoding TetR family transcriptional regulator C-terminal domain-containing protein has product MATAESIQKAYIDYVLTHGEEPKSVYVFARKNKMAEDEFYKFYGSFEAVEQGVWADIANTTITEINNQDIWPQYSSREKALSFFYSFFELLKRNRSFAVYSLKKHKTMLTHPQALNKLKEVVENFADSIIKQGLESGELADRKFLSKRYKDGLWMQFGFVLNFWVNDTSAGFEKTDEAIEKGVNVTFDLFQRSPIDNLLDYGKFLAKNAGFKEKMGFPV; this is encoded by the coding sequence ATGGCTACAGCAGAAAGTATACAAAAAGCTTATATAGACTACGTTTTAACTCACGGCGAAGAACCCAAGTCGGTTTACGTGTTCGCCAGGAAAAATAAAATGGCCGAGGACGAATTCTACAAATTTTACGGTTCATTCGAGGCGGTAGAACAAGGCGTTTGGGCAGACATTGCCAACACCACCATTACAGAGATCAACAATCAGGATATCTGGCCGCAGTACTCGTCGCGTGAGAAAGCGTTGTCATTTTTCTATAGCTTTTTTGAGCTGCTTAAGCGCAACCGTAGTTTCGCTGTTTATAGCCTGAAGAAACATAAAACCATGCTTACTCATCCGCAAGCGCTGAACAAACTCAAAGAGGTTGTCGAGAATTTTGCGGACAGCATTATCAAACAGGGTTTGGAATCGGGCGAGCTGGCGGACCGTAAATTCCTATCAAAACGATACAAAGACGGTCTGTGGATGCAATTTGGCTTTGTGCTTAACTTTTGGGTGAATGATACTTCTGCCGGGTTTGAAAAAACTGACGAGGCTATAGAAAAAGGCGTTAATGTAACCTTCGATCTTTTCCAGCGTTCGCCCATCGATAACCTTTTGGATTACGGCAAGTTTCTGGCAAAGAACGCCGGGTTTAAAGAGAAGATGGGATTCCCTGTCTAA
- a CDS encoding NAD(P)H-binding protein, giving the protein MKVLVTGANGYIGTKLIVALLDAGHNVVCLVRDEALFRKQNPNADRVTIVIGDLLRNRSIAPIPTDIDAAYYLVNAMIQTSGFAGLEALVAQNFLEAIDNTNCKQIISLSDIDDHLTAEGLSRQHVENILCKADAAITILKTTMIIGPGSVANELMDGLTKKMPIIIANKWSKAQEQPIAVSDVIKYLIGCLLNKDVYDAEFHISGPDVMTFKQMLSIYGDICRRIKTTIVTVPEVSSALSSYWLNYLTPISYSHAKTLVENLKYDLISRDDAILNIVPMQRLNFKQALQHAG; this is encoded by the coding sequence ATGAAGGTGCTGGTAACTGGGGCTAATGGATACATCGGTACAAAACTAATTGTTGCCTTGCTTGATGCGGGCCACAATGTGGTGTGCTTGGTGCGCGATGAGGCACTTTTTCGTAAGCAAAACCCAAATGCCGACCGTGTTACTATCGTAATCGGCGACCTGCTCCGAAACCGCAGCATCGCACCCATCCCTACCGATATTGACGCGGCTTACTACCTGGTAAACGCCATGATCCAAACATCTGGCTTTGCGGGACTGGAAGCCCTTGTAGCACAAAATTTCCTGGAAGCGATTGACAATACCAATTGCAAGCAGATCATTTCGTTAAGTGACATTGACGATCACCTGACTGCCGAAGGTCTATCGCGCCAGCATGTGGAAAATATTTTATGCAAGGCCGATGCTGCCATTACTATCCTCAAAACTACCATGATCATTGGCCCGGGCAGTGTGGCAAATGAGTTAATGGACGGCCTTACTAAAAAAATGCCAATCATTATCGCCAACAAATGGTCAAAGGCGCAGGAACAGCCTATTGCCGTTAGCGATGTGATCAAATACCTTATCGGGTGCCTTTTAAATAAGGATGTTTATGACGCTGAATTTCATATCAGCGGTCCAGACGTAATGACCTTTAAACAAATGCTTAGCATTTACGGCGACATTTGCCGCCGCATAAAAACCACCATTGTTACCGTGCCCGAAGTTTCTTCGGCACTTTCTTCATATTGGCTTAATTATTTGACCCCCATCAGTTATTCGCATGCCAAAACACTGGTCGAGAATTTGAAGTATGACCTCATTTCCCGAGACGACGCTATTCTGAATATCGTCCCCATGCAGCGGTTAAATTTTAAACAAGCCTTGCAGCATGCGGGCTAA